Part of the Leptolyngbya sp. KIOST-1 genome, GATCGAACTCCAGGGCGGTCAGGGGAACCATTTCCTCGTTGAGCATCACCTCGCGCCGTACCGGGTCGATGGCCAGACTGTTGAAGGTCAGACACTGCTGTTCGGCCGCCGTCACCGGGCGCTGGCGCTTGAGAATGGCCCCTACCCGCACCTCTAGCTCGCCCAGGCTGAAGGGTTTGGTGAGATAGTCATCGGCCCCCTCGTTAAAACCGCGAATTTTGTCGGACTCATCGGTG contains:
- a CDS encoding response regulator transcription factor, yielding TDESDKIRGFNEGADDYLTKPFSLGELEVRVGAILKRQRPVTAAEQQCLTFNSLAIDPVRREVMLNEEMVPLTALEFDLLHFLASHPGRVWRRAELITAKWMIGTWPTSLHQTCTRRWAARPQPSPL